In a genomic window of Quercus lobata isolate SW786 chromosome 4, ValleyOak3.0 Primary Assembly, whole genome shotgun sequence:
- the LOC115985475 gene encoding uncharacterized protein LOC115985475, whose protein sequence is MGAGAGVVIITPEGIRLEHSFRLGFKASNNEAEYEALLAGLRAVLHLGAKDVEIYSDSRLVVYQITGDFKARDSRMKAYLSAAKQIISQFGTVKVSQVARSQNKHADSLATLASSATEDTPRLVTIELIREPSISVKSIPNQARVEVAQVAVANPCWMNPIIDFLAEDKVPEDEDEANKIRRVAPRYWLSSDRKLYRRSFTGPYLLCLHPEKVRELLTELHEGVYGEHVGGRSLAHKAMTQGFWWPQMQKDAAEYVRSWEQYYFTKWAEAEALANIQDTDVKKFVWKNIVRRFGVLNSLVTDNGLQFDSKAFRTFCSELGIRNKLDRAKGRWVEELPSVLWAYRTTPRRSTGETPFSLTYGAEAVIPTEVSLCSAQVVRFDPVQNADLMMERLNWLEECREAATIRLAKYQQKLTQRYNRNVKGREFSAGELVLRQVVGNMRDIATGKLAQTWRDHTELQPSRVQGPTTWKTSTRGRFPGHGMPTT, encoded by the exons atgggggccggggctggtgttgtcataatcacccctgaGGGTATACGATTAGAACATTCCTTTAGATTGGGATTCAAAGCCtcaaacaatgaagccgagtatgaggccttATTGGCCGGTTTGAGGGCCGTATTGCATCTGGGCGCGAAAGATGTAGAGATTTACTCGGATTCTCGgctggttgtttatcagatcacAGGAGACTTCAAGGCTCGGGACTctcgaatgaaagcttatctgaGTGCGGCCAAGCAGATTATCAGTCAATTCGGAACGGTAAAGGTATCCCAAGTAGCtcggtcacaaaacaagcacgccGACTcccttgccacgttagcctcatcggctaccgaggaCACGCCACGGCTAGTCACaatagaacttataagggagccaagtATCAGTGTGAAGAGTATTCCCAACCAAGCCAGAGTAGAGGTTGCACAGGTAGCAGTGGCTAATCCGTGTTGGATGAACCCGATCATAGATTTCCTTGCCGAGGATAAAGTTCCGGAGGATGAAGacgaggccaacaagattcgtCGGGTGGCTCCCCGGTACTGGTTGTCTTCAGACCGCAAATTGTACCGAAGGTCCTTCACAGGCCCTTACCTTTTGTGCTTACATCCCGAGAAAGTCAGAGAGCTtctgaccgagctgcatgagggagtgtATGGCGAACATGTTGGGGGACGGTCTTTAGCACACAAAGCGATGacccaggggttttggtggccacagatgcagaaggatgctgCTGAATATGTTCGGAGCTGGgaacagt attacttcacaaaatgggcaGAAGCTGAGGCCTTGGCCAATATCCAGGATACTGacgtaaaaaagtttgtatggaaaaacattgtcAGAAGGTTTGGGGTGCTAAATTCGCTAGTAACTgacaatgggctacagttcgaCAGTAAAGCTTTTCGGACCTTCTGCAGCGAACTCGGCATcaggaacaa gttggaCAGGGCAaaaggaagatgggtagaagagctacCTAGTGTATTGTGGGCTTACCGCACGACCCCCAGAAGATCCACGGGGGAGACCCCGTTTTCTTTGACGTACGGAGCGGAGGCAgtgataccaaccgaggtgagcttatgcagcGCACAGGTCGTCAGGTTTGACCCCGTCCAGAACGCCGACTTGATGATGGAGCGTTTGAATTGGttagaagaatgcagggaggccgCGACCATACGGCTAGCCAAATATCAGCAGAAACTAACCCAAAGatacaaccgaaatgtaaaggGGAGGGAATTCAGTGCTGGAGAACTAGTGCTAAGACAGGTTGTGGGAAACATGCGAGACATAGCTACAGGGAAGCTTGCTCAAACTTGGAGGGACCATACAGAGTTACAGCCATcgcgggtgcaggggcctactacttggaagacctcgACGAGAGGCCGCTTCCCCGGCCATGGAAtgccaacaacttaa
- the LOC115985476 gene encoding uncharacterized protein LOC115985476, with translation MLKDQPKFANPNNARSRSSVPPTSEAISISEGDCGSGLGDTSNFERSIGRKAEKVIRKNKAAGKDVGEYLNKKLKLIEDVASMNHFLFRKFLLDDSDEDEIIEELVMEASQPKRHRRSIQRNHLVGHERLFLDYFAPTPIYPSALFRRRFRMKRSLFLRIQSQVEAHDSYFVQKRNSANKLSLSSLQKIIAALRMLAYGVSGDLVDEYVRIGETTALESLKKFVTTVIDVFSEEYLRKPNNEDIARLLAHGECRGFPGMLGSIDCMHWKWKNCPSAWKGQYCGHIREPTIILEAVASYDLWIWHAFFGLPGSNNDINVLERSHVFNEFAEGHAPTIHYSINGHDYTMRYYLADGIYPKWATFVKTIPAPQGHKYKLFAAAQEAYRKDVERAFGVLQAHFAIVRGPARFFHLETLKKIMKACIILHNMIVKDEREDERDDNEVVDLDYEQNDGVDNPPLQMLREQSDEFLSYIKRHGRIRDREIHFQLQSDLIEHLWQLQGES, from the exons ATGTTAAAGGACCAACCAAAGTTTGCCAATCCTAACAATGCTAGATCGAGATCATCTGTGCCTCCAACTTCAGAGGCAATATCTATTAGTGAAGGGGATTGTGGGTCCGGACTTGGTGACACTTCTAATTTTGAGAGATCTATTGGTAGGAAGGCCGAAAAGGTCATCCGAAAGAACAAAGCCGCCGGAAAAGATGTAGGGGaatatttgaacaaaaaattgaaattgattgagGAT GTTGCATCCATGAATCACTTTTTGTTTCGCAAGTTCCTTCTTGATGACTCAGATGAAGATGAGATCATCGAAGAACTTGTTATGGAAGCATCACAACCTAAGCGTCATCGTCGTTCTATTCAACGTAATCATTTGGTAGGGCATGAGAGgctttttcttgattattttgcTCCCACACCAATATATCCATCCGCTTTATTTCGTAGGAGATTTCGGATGAAgcgttctctttttcttcgtaTTCAATCTCAAGTTGAAGCTCATGACTCTTATTttgtccaaaaaagaaatagtgcCAACAAACTTAGTTTATCTTCATTACAAAAGATAATTGCTGCACTTAGAATGCTTGCGTATGGAGTATCGGGTGATTTGGTAGATGAATATGTGCGGATTGGAGAAACTACTGCAttagaaagtttgaaaaaatttgttactaCGGTAATTGATGTTTTCTCTGAAGAATACTTGAGAAAGCCAAACAATGAAGACATTGCTAGACTGTTAGCTCATGGCGAATGTCGAGGTTTTCCAGGTATGTTAGGTTCAATTGATTGCATGCATTGGAAGTGGAAAAATTGTCCATCTGCATGGAAAGGTCAATATTGTGGTCATATTCGTGAGCCTACTATTATTTTGGAGGCAGTAGCATCATATGATCTTTGGATATGGCATGCATTTTTTGGATTACCTGGGTCAAATAATGATATTAACGTGTTAGAGCGATCTCATGTATTTAATGAATTTGCTGAAGGACATGCTCCTACAATACATTACTCAATTAATGGTCATGACTACACTATGAGATATTACCTTGCTGATGGTATATATCCAAAGTGGGCAACATTTGTGAAAACAATCCCAGCTCCACAAGGACATAAGTATAAATTATTTGCAGCAGCCCAAGAGGCGTATAGGAAGGATGTTGAGCGTGCATTTGGAGTGCTTCAAGCACATTTCGCAATTGTCCGTGGACCTGCACGATTTTTTCATCTTGAAACACTCAAAAAGATCATGAAAGCGTGCATAATTCTCCATAATATGATTGTTAAAGATGAGCGAGAAGATGAGCGGGATGATAATGAAGTGGTAGATTTGGATTATGAACAAAATGATGGAGTGGATAATCCTCCTCTGCAAATGTTACGTGAACAAAGTGATGAATTTTTGTCATACATTAAGAGGCATGGACGTATTAGAGACCGAGAAATTCATTTTCAACTCCAGTCGGACCTTATTGAACATTTATGGCAATTGCAAGGCGAGTCGTAg
- the LOC115983881 gene encoding 1-aminocyclopropane-1-carboxylate synthase isoform X3 has protein sequence MALNKNQQLLSKIATNDRHGENSPYFDGWKAYDKNPYHPIDNREGVIQMGLAENQLCFDLIQKWIRGNPKASICTAEGVHEFKNIAIFQDYHGFKEFRQAVANFMGKARGGRVTFDPDRIVMSGGATGANETVMFCLANPGDAFLVPSPCYPAFDRDCGWRTGVQLIPVNCDSSNNFLITKAALEAAYERAQQDNINVKGLILANPSNPLGTVLDRDTLRSLVSFINEKKIHLVSDEIYAASVFSTPSFVSVSEIIEEMECDRDLIHIVYSLSKDMGLPGFRIGIVYSYNDAVVNCGRKMSSFGLVSSQTQHLLASMLSDDEFVDNFLKENSERLAKRHSLFTKGLEKVGITCLKSNAGLFVWMDLRRLLKEQTLESEMTLWRVIINEVKLNVSPGSSFHCSEPGWFRVCFANMDDVTVEVALERIRVFVEKQQVKNVTVEVALERIRVFVEKQQVKSKRKFQSNLKLSFTSRKYDESVMSPHMMSPRSPLVQART, from the exons ATGGCTTTGAATAAGAATCAACAACTTTTGTCTAAGATTGCAACCAATGATCGTCATGGTGAGAATTCTCCTTACTTTGATGGGTGGAAGGCATATGATAAAAACCCATATCACCCTATTGATAATCGTGAAGGAGTCATCCAGATGGGTCTCGCAGAAAATCAG CTTTGCTTTGATTTGATTCAAAAGTGGATTAGGGGAAATCCTAAAGCTTCCATTTGCACCGCCGAAGGAGTTCACGAATTCAAGAATATTGCTATCTTCCAGGACTATCATGGCTTCAAGGAGTTTAGACAA GCTGTAGCAAACTTCATGGGTAAAGCAAGAGGTGGTAGGGTTACATTTGATCCAGACCGCATAGTCATGAGTGGTGGAGCTACTGGAGCAAACGAGACAGTTATGTTTTGCCTGGCCAATCCTGGCGATGCTTTCCTTGTACCCTCACCATGTTATCCAgc ATTTGACCGTGACTGTGGGTGGCGAACAGGGGTGCAGCTAATTCCTGTCAACTGTGATAGCTCGAACAATTTTCTTATCACAAAAGCAGCATTGGAAGCAGCATACGAAAGAGCCCAACAAGACAATATCAATGTGAAGGGCTTGATCCTAGCAAACCCGTCAAACCCTTTGGGCACGGTTTTAGACAGAGACACATTGAGAAGCCTAGTGAGCTTCATCAATGAAAAGAAAATCCATTTAGTCAGTGACGAAATATATGCAGCCAGTGTGTTCAGCACTCCAAGTTTCGTTAGCGTTTCCGAAATAATAGAGGAAATGGAATGTGACCGTGATCTCATTCACATTGTTTATAGTTTGTCCAAAGATATGGGACTACCTGGCTTTAGGATCGGCATAGTTTACTCTTACAATGATGCAGTCGTGAATTGTGGGCGCAAAATGTCAAGCTTTGGGTTAGTTTCCTCACAAACTCAACATCTACTGGCTTCAATGCTTTCAGACGATGAGTTTGTCGACAACTTTCTCAAGGAGAACTCGGAAAGGCTAGCCAAGAGGCACAGCTTGTTCACCAAGGGACTTGAAAAAGTGGGAATTACTTGTTTGAAAAGCAATGCTGGACTTTTTGTTTGGATGGATTTGCGTAGGCTTCTAAAAGAACAAACACTCGAGTCTGAAATGACGCTTTGGCGAGTAATCATCAATGAGGTGAAGCTCAATGTTTCACCAGGGTCTTCGTTTCATTGCTCCGAGCCAGGTTGGTTTAGGGTTTGCTTTGCAAATATGGATGATGTCACAGTTGAAGTTGCACTCGAAAGGATCCGAGTATTTGTAGAAAAGCAGCAAGTGAAAA ATGTCACAGTTGAAGTTGCACTCGAAAGGATCCGAGTATTTGTAGAAAAGCAGCAAGTGAAAAGTAAACGTAAATTCCAAAGCAATCTTAAGCTTAGCTTCACATCTCGAAAATACGATGAGAGTGTTATGTCACCACACATGATGTCTCCTCGCTCACCGCTTGTTCAAGCAAGGACTTAG
- the LOC115983881 gene encoding 1-aminocyclopropane-1-carboxylate synthase 1 isoform X2 — MALNKNQQLLSKIATNDRHGENSPYFDGWKAYDKNPYHPIDNREGVIQMGLAENQLCFDLIQKWIRGNPKASICTAEGVHEFKNIAIFQDYHGFKEFRQAVANFMGKARGGRVTFDPDRIVMSGGATGANETVMFCLANPGDAFLVPSPCYPAFDRDCGWRTGVQLIPVNCDSSNNFLITKAALEAAYERAQQDNINVKGLILANPSNPLGTVLDRDTLRSLVSFINEKKIHLVSDEIYAASVFSTPSFVSVSEIIEEMECDRDLIHIVYSLSKDMGLPGFRIGIVYSYNDAVVNCGRKMSSFGLVSSQTQHLLASMLSDDEFVDNFLKENSERLAKRHSLFTKGLEKVGITCLKSNAGLFVWMDLRRLLKEQTLESEMTLWRVIINEVKLNVSPGSSFHCSEPGWFRVCFANMDDVTVEVALERIRVFVEKQQVKSKLFVEKQQVKSKRKFQSNLKLSFTSRKYDESVMSPHMMSPRSPLVQART; from the exons ATGGCTTTGAATAAGAATCAACAACTTTTGTCTAAGATTGCAACCAATGATCGTCATGGTGAGAATTCTCCTTACTTTGATGGGTGGAAGGCATATGATAAAAACCCATATCACCCTATTGATAATCGTGAAGGAGTCATCCAGATGGGTCTCGCAGAAAATCAG CTTTGCTTTGATTTGATTCAAAAGTGGATTAGGGGAAATCCTAAAGCTTCCATTTGCACCGCCGAAGGAGTTCACGAATTCAAGAATATTGCTATCTTCCAGGACTATCATGGCTTCAAGGAGTTTAGACAA GCTGTAGCAAACTTCATGGGTAAAGCAAGAGGTGGTAGGGTTACATTTGATCCAGACCGCATAGTCATGAGTGGTGGAGCTACTGGAGCAAACGAGACAGTTATGTTTTGCCTGGCCAATCCTGGCGATGCTTTCCTTGTACCCTCACCATGTTATCCAgc ATTTGACCGTGACTGTGGGTGGCGAACAGGGGTGCAGCTAATTCCTGTCAACTGTGATAGCTCGAACAATTTTCTTATCACAAAAGCAGCATTGGAAGCAGCATACGAAAGAGCCCAACAAGACAATATCAATGTGAAGGGCTTGATCCTAGCAAACCCGTCAAACCCTTTGGGCACGGTTTTAGACAGAGACACATTGAGAAGCCTAGTGAGCTTCATCAATGAAAAGAAAATCCATTTAGTCAGTGACGAAATATATGCAGCCAGTGTGTTCAGCACTCCAAGTTTCGTTAGCGTTTCCGAAATAATAGAGGAAATGGAATGTGACCGTGATCTCATTCACATTGTTTATAGTTTGTCCAAAGATATGGGACTACCTGGCTTTAGGATCGGCATAGTTTACTCTTACAATGATGCAGTCGTGAATTGTGGGCGCAAAATGTCAAGCTTTGGGTTAGTTTCCTCACAAACTCAACATCTACTGGCTTCAATGCTTTCAGACGATGAGTTTGTCGACAACTTTCTCAAGGAGAACTCGGAAAGGCTAGCCAAGAGGCACAGCTTGTTCACCAAGGGACTTGAAAAAGTGGGAATTACTTGTTTGAAAAGCAATGCTGGACTTTTTGTTTGGATGGATTTGCGTAGGCTTCTAAAAGAACAAACACTCGAGTCTGAAATGACGCTTTGGCGAGTAATCATCAATGAGGTGAAGCTCAATGTTTCACCAGGGTCTTCGTTTCATTGCTCCGAGCCAGGTTGGTTTAGGGTTTGCTTTGCAAATATGGATGATGTCACAGTTGAAGTTGCACTCGAAAGGATCCGAGTATTTGTAGAAAAGCAGCAAGTGAAAAGTAAAC TATTTGTAGAAAAGCAGCAAGTGAAAAGTAAACGTAAATTCCAAAGCAATCTTAAGCTTAGCTTCACATCTCGAAAATACGATGAGAGTGTTATGTCACCACACATGATGTCTCCTCGCTCACCGCTTGTTCAAGCAAGGACTTAG
- the LOC115983881 gene encoding 1-aminocyclopropane-1-carboxylate synthase 1 isoform X1 — translation MALNKNQQLLSKIATNDRHGENSPYFDGWKAYDKNPYHPIDNREGVIQMGLAENQLCFDLIQKWIRGNPKASICTAEGVHEFKNIAIFQDYHGFKEFRQAVANFMGKARGGRVTFDPDRIVMSGGATGANETVMFCLANPGDAFLVPSPCYPAFDRDCGWRTGVQLIPVNCDSSNNFLITKAALEAAYERAQQDNINVKGLILANPSNPLGTVLDRDTLRSLVSFINEKKIHLVSDEIYAASVFSTPSFVSVSEIIEEMECDRDLIHIVYSLSKDMGLPGFRIGIVYSYNDAVVNCGRKMSSFGLVSSQTQHLLASMLSDDEFVDNFLKENSERLAKRHSLFTKGLEKVGITCLKSNAGLFVWMDLRRLLKEQTLESEMTLWRVIINEVKLNVSPGSSFHCSEPGWFRVCFANMDDVTVEVALERIRVFVEKQQVKSKRKFQSNLKLSFTSRRYDESVMSPHMMSPRSPLVRART, via the exons ATGGCTTTGAATAAGAATCAACAACTTTTGTCTAAGATTGCAACCAATGATCGTCATGGTGAGAATTCTCCTTACTTTGATGGGTGGAAGGCATATGATAAAAACCCATATCACCCTATTGATAATCGTGAAGGAGTCATCCAGATGGGTCTCGCAGAAAATCAG CTTTGCTTTGATTTGATTCAAAAGTGGATTAGGGGAAATCCTAAAGCTTCCATTTGCACCGCCGAAGGAGTTCACGAATTCAAGAATATTGCTATCTTCCAGGACTATCATGGCTTCAAGGAGTTTAGACAA GCTGTAGCAAACTTCATGGGTAAAGCAAGAGGTGGTAGGGTTACATTTGATCCAGACCGCATAGTCATGAGTGGTGGAGCTACTGGAGCAAACGAGACAGTTATGTTTTGCCTGGCCAATCCTGGCGATGCTTTCCTTGTACCCTCACCATGTTATCCAgc ATTTGACCGTGACTGTGGGTGGCGAACAGGGGTGCAGCTAATTCCTGTCAACTGTGATAGCTCGAACAATTTTCTTATCACAAAAGCAGCATTGGAAGCAGCATACGAAAGAGCCCAACAAGACAATATCAATGTGAAGGGCTTGATCCTAGCAAACCCGTCAAACCCTTTGGGCACGGTTTTAGACAGAGACACATTGAGAAGCCTAGTGAGCTTCATCAATGAAAAGAAAATCCATTTAGTCAGTGACGAAATATATGCAGCCAGTGTGTTCAGCACTCCAAGTTTCGTTAGCGTTTCCGAAATAATAGAGGAAATGGAATGTGACCGTGATCTCATTCACATTGTTTATAGTTTGTCCAAAGATATGGGACTACCTGGCTTTAGGATCGGCATAGTTTACTCTTACAATGATGCAGTCGTGAATTGTGGGCGCAAAATGTCAAGCTTTGGGTTAGTTTCCTCACAAACTCAACATCTACTGGCTTCAATGCTTTCAGACGATGAGTTTGTCGACAACTTTCTCAAGGAGAACTCGGAAAGGCTAGCCAAGAGGCACAGCTTGTTCACCAAGGGACTTGAAAAAGTGGGAATTACTTGTTTGAAAAGCAATGCTGGACTTTTTGTTTGGATGGATTTGCGTAGGCTTCTAAAAGAACAAACACTCGAGTCTGAAATGACGCTTTGGCGAGTAATCATCAATGAGGTGAAGCTCAATGTTTCACCAGGGTCTTCGTTTCATTGCTCCGAGCCAGGTTGGTTTAGGGTTTGCTTTGCAAATATGGATGATGTCACAGTTGAAGTTGCACTCGAAAGGATCCGAGTATTTGTAGAAAAGCAGCAAGTGAAAAGTAAACGTAAATTCCAAAGCAATCTTAAGCTCAGCTTCACATCTCGAAGATATGATGAGAGTGTTATGTCACCACACATGATGTCTCCTCGCTCACCGCTTGTTCGAGCAAGGacttag